From one Montipora capricornis isolate CH-2021 chromosome 10, ASM3666992v2, whole genome shotgun sequence genomic stretch:
- the LOC138019005 gene encoding uncharacterized protein — MVKNLLTALKRWPITSVNVWMVSMVALFWICNPRRAWKTFVSNRRRCREDSGLRLLKEEEWPKQPELEKNKSVSEEHRPEREETLYSAKKEPDEWDALLARRKLWRTFRVTAWALRFKHNSLTKKHKTKKRTGPLTTEELSYARDQWIRREQAGVKPDIESPSWKLVTEGNTGIFKCKGRIPGYQPTYIEGGVFADKLIRHIHEDIKHLGVASTVAAVREEWWIPQQRSKVKKIINNCYLCKVFSTQPYGPTETAAPPPVRTECGRPFETTGIDFAGPLSYMISKKEQGKCHILIFTCATSRAVHLEMTKSQTTEEFQRKLNAFITRRTRPKSIVSDNAAVFKTTATWIRMIRKSEALQDFLAQQQIMWQFNLSRSPWWGGLYERLIKEVKRTLYKTMGRTHLEYAQVEAVVMDIERHLNNRPLTYMESESGEEQVLTPNTTTIEDIELDRDEVTKLHARLNEKRQHVWQRWKKEYVHSLMESDRIKRGECNYPEIGEIVLIIGDEKNRGEWKKGRVLTHIRGRDRVVRGVGLLHKGNQIQRPLQLICPLEYEADMKGTRRS, encoded by the exons ATGGTGAAAAATTTGCTGACAGCGCTGAAGCGGTGGCCTATTACTTCAGTGAACGTGTGGATGGTCAGCATGGTTGCGCTGTTCTGGATCTGCAACCCTAGAAGAGCATGGAAAACATTCGTATCCAATCGA AGGAGATGCAGAGAGGACAGTGGTTTGAGGTTGCTAAAGGAGGAGGAGTGGCCAAAACAACCGgaattagaaaaaaataaaagcgtTAGCGAGGAACACAGGCCAGAAAGGGAAGAAACGCTTTATTCAGCCAAGAAGGAGCCTGATGAGTGGGACGCACTGCTTGCTAGAAGGAAACTCTGGAGAACCTTCCGAGTGACTGCGTGGGCACTACGGTTCAAACATAACTCactcaccaagaaacacaaaacGAAGAAGAGAACGGGGCCGTTAACGACCGAGGAGTTGAGTTACGCAAGAGACCAATGGATAAGGAGGGAGCAGGCAGGAGTGAAACCAGATATCGAGAGCCCCAGCTGGAAGTTAGTAACAGAAGGAAACACTGGTATTTTCAAATGCAAGGGGAGGATCCCTGGTTACCAGCCGACGTACATTGAGGGGGGAGTATTTGCAGACAAGCTCATACGTCATATCCACGAAGACATAAAGCACCTAGGAGTCGCGAGCACTGTGGCCGCAGTGAGAGAGGAGTGGTGGATACCTCAACAGAGATCAAAGGTGAAGAAGATAATCAATAACTGTTACTTGTGCAAGGTATTTAGCACACAACCATACGGGCCAACAGAAACAGCTGCACCACCACCAGTCCGGACAGAATGTGGAAGACCATTTGAGACCACAGGGATCGACTTCGCAGGACCCCTCAGTTACATGATTTCCAAGAAAGAGCAGGGCAAGTGTCACATCTTGATATTCACATGTGCAACATCACGAGCAGTGCACTTAGAGATGACTAAGTCACAAACAACAGAGGAATTCCAGAGAAAGCTCAACGCTTTCATCACACGCCGTACCAGACCAAAAAGCATCGTGTCGGACAACGCAGCCGTCTTCAAAACCACAGCCACCTGGATCAGGATGATACGCAAGAGTGAAGCGCTGCAAGACTTTTTAGCGCAACAGCAGATAATGTGGCAGTTCAACTTATCAAGATCGCCGTGGTGGGGAGGATTATACGAAAGGCTAATCAAAGAGGTGAAGAGAACTTTGTACAAGACAATGGGGAGAACACACCTAGAGTACGCGCAAGTTGAAGCTGTAGTGATGGATATCGAACGACACCTCAACAACCGTCCCCTGACGTATATGGAAAGCGAGTCAGGAGAGGAACAAGTGCTGACGCCCAACACAACCACCATAGAAGACATAGAGTTGGACAGAGATGAAGTCACCAAGTTACATGCGCGATTGAATGAGAAAAGGCAACATGTGTGGCAGAGGTGGAAGAAGGAGTATGTCCACAGCCTCATGGAAAGTGACCGAATCAAGAGAGGCGAGTGTAATTACCCAGAAATcggagagatcgtacttattaTCGGTGATGAGAAGAACAGAGGAGAATGGAAGAAAGGTCGTGTCCTTACACACATCAGAGGCAGAGACAGAGTCGTAAGAGGAGTTGGTTTACTGCACAAGGGGAATCAAATCCAGCGGCCCCTCCAGTTGATATGCCCCCTCGAATACGAAGCCGACATGAAGGGAACAAGGAGGAGTTAG